One genomic region from Arthrobacter sp. FB24 encodes:
- a CDS encoding DUF3817 domain-containing protein, with protein MIDPKPAIQPQPSQTGGSGTVKKRRFGGTEAQIRSALKFYKVMAYLTGGMLLLLCAELVARYAFGQYLFAGGTNAVTGQPFGFGFADAEPQGVLGGVNVSVTVLIVHGWMYVVYLMSNFRLWSLMRWPFAKLILLALGGVIPFLSFIVEKKFHAEVEAELAANPQASKRY; from the coding sequence ATGATCGATCCCAAGCCGGCCATCCAGCCCCAGCCGTCCCAGACCGGCGGATCGGGCACCGTCAAGAAGCGCAGGTTCGGCGGGACTGAAGCCCAGATCCGGTCCGCCCTGAAGTTCTACAAAGTCATGGCATACCTGACGGGCGGAATGCTCCTCCTGCTCTGCGCCGAACTGGTTGCGCGCTACGCCTTCGGCCAGTACCTGTTCGCAGGCGGCACCAACGCGGTGACAGGCCAGCCGTTTGGCTTCGGGTTCGCAGACGCCGAGCCGCAGGGCGTCCTCGGGGGAGTGAACGTCTCCGTCACGGTGCTGATTGTGCACGGCTGGATGTATGTCGTGTACCTGATGTCCAACTTCCGGCTGTGGTCGCTGATGCGGTGGCCGTTCGCCAAACTGATCCTCCTGGCCCTGGGCGGTGTGATCCCGTTCCTGTCCTTCATCGTGGAGAAGAAGTTCCACGCCGAGGTGGAGGCGGAACTCGCCGCGAATCCGCAGGCGTCCAAGCGCTACTGA
- a CDS encoding glycerol-3-phosphate dehydrogenase/oxidase, translated as MNSSSGGSSFQQGALGPAAREASLAALKATMEPGKELDILIVGGGIVGTGAALDAVTRGLSVGIVEANDWAAGTSSRSSKLIHGGLRYLEMLDFGLVKEALHERGLLLSEIAPHLARPVPFLYPLTKPFFERPYVGAGIALYDVMSISSGHQRGVPFHKHLSRRGTLRAAPSLKDDAFVGAIRYYDGQVDDAKYVANLIRTAAYYGAHAVNQTAVVDFLREGERVVGAKVVNREDGSTFSIRAKQVINATGVWTDETQAMVTDRGQLKVRASKGIHLVVPRDRFQSTVGLILRTEKSVLFVIPWGRHWIIGTTDTDWHLDKAHPAASSKDIDYILEHVNKVLKRPLTREDVEGVYAGLRPLLAGENDSTAKLSREHVVAHPVPGLVVVAGGKWTTYRVMAKDAVDEATRSMDERVAPSCTDSIPLLGASGFKAAWNRRNRTAEESGVHVARIEHLLNRYGSMATEVLALIKENPALAEPLPGADDYLQAEAVYAATHEGARHVHDVLTRRTRISIESWDRGVSAVPVVAKLMGEILGWSDAQRESEIKHYLARVEAERLSQEQPDDESADAARLGVEDIVPLR; from the coding sequence ATGAACAGTTCTTCCGGAGGTTCGTCCTTTCAACAGGGGGCACTCGGCCCCGCCGCGAGGGAAGCGTCGCTGGCGGCCCTCAAGGCGACAATGGAGCCTGGCAAGGAACTCGACATCCTCATTGTCGGCGGTGGCATCGTAGGCACCGGCGCTGCCCTGGACGCTGTGACCCGCGGCCTGAGCGTGGGCATCGTGGAGGCCAATGACTGGGCGGCAGGTACGTCCTCACGCTCCTCCAAGCTCATTCACGGCGGACTTCGCTACCTTGAAATGCTCGATTTCGGGCTGGTGAAGGAAGCGCTTCACGAACGCGGACTGCTTCTTTCGGAGATCGCACCCCACCTGGCCCGGCCCGTTCCCTTCCTCTACCCACTGACCAAGCCTTTCTTCGAACGGCCCTATGTCGGCGCGGGAATTGCCCTCTACGACGTCATGTCCATTTCCAGCGGCCACCAGCGGGGCGTTCCGTTCCACAAGCACCTGTCCCGCCGCGGCACGCTGCGGGCTGCGCCAAGCCTGAAGGACGACGCCTTCGTCGGGGCCATCCGCTACTACGACGGCCAGGTGGACGACGCCAAGTATGTGGCCAACCTGATCCGCACGGCCGCGTACTACGGGGCCCATGCAGTCAACCAAACGGCCGTGGTGGACTTCCTGCGCGAAGGCGAGCGCGTGGTCGGCGCCAAGGTGGTCAACCGCGAGGACGGCTCCACGTTCAGCATCCGGGCCAAGCAGGTTATCAACGCAACCGGAGTCTGGACCGACGAAACGCAAGCCATGGTGACGGACCGCGGGCAGCTGAAGGTGCGCGCCTCCAAGGGCATCCACCTCGTGGTGCCGCGCGACCGGTTCCAGTCAACCGTCGGCCTGATTCTGCGGACTGAAAAATCAGTGCTGTTCGTCATTCCGTGGGGCCGACACTGGATCATCGGCACCACGGACACTGACTGGCATCTGGACAAAGCTCATCCGGCAGCGTCCAGCAAGGACATCGACTACATCCTTGAACACGTCAACAAGGTGCTCAAGCGGCCCCTGACCAGGGAGGACGTCGAGGGCGTCTACGCCGGGCTCCGTCCGCTCCTGGCGGGAGAGAACGACTCCACGGCCAAGCTTTCGCGTGAACACGTGGTGGCCCACCCGGTGCCGGGCCTCGTGGTGGTGGCCGGCGGAAAATGGACCACCTACCGGGTCATGGCCAAGGACGCCGTCGATGAAGCGACGCGCAGCATGGACGAGCGGGTGGCGCCCAGCTGTACGGATTCCATTCCCCTGCTGGGAGCCAGCGGGTTCAAAGCGGCTTGGAACCGGCGTAACCGGACCGCTGAAGAGTCCGGCGTGCACGTAGCCCGGATTGAGCACCTGCTCAACCGGTACGGGTCGATGGCCACGGAGGTCCTGGCGCTCATCAAGGAGAACCCGGCCCTGGCCGAACCGCTGCCGGGCGCCGACGACTACCTTCAAGCCGAGGCGGTTTACGCGGCCACCCACGAAGGCGCACGTCACGTACACGACGTATTGACGCGCAGAACCCGGATTTCCATCGAGTCCTGGGACCGTGGTGTGTCCGCTGTCCCGGTAGTCGCTAAGCTGATGGGAGAAATTCTTGGCTGGAGCGACGCGCAGCGCGAAAGCGAAATCAAGCACTACCTTGCCCGGGTGGAAGCCGAACGGCTGAGCCAGGAGCAGCCGGACGATGAATCTGCCGACGCCGCACGCCTGGGCGTCGAGGACATCGTTCCGTTGCGCTGA
- a CDS encoding S8 family serine peptidase: MAKAARAPIRRHRILALSLAAAVGTLAFASSPVFATTGTGDGSSPGAAAAQSPQGQAVAAGEAYTKFIVDYKESAANSTPNGRANAWGKAANAQGVTVKEVRTLATGGTLIEADKALAGQAAKDFMAGIAASGSVESVEPDARMTVALTPNDPRYGEQWDFTATNGMRIPGAWDVATGTGVTVAVIDTGITAHPDLDANVLPGYDFVSDATAARDGNGRDANAQDQGDWYAAGECGQTTAGNSSWHGTHVAGTVAAVTGNATGVAGVAPNAKVVPVRVLAKCGGSLSDIADAIIWSAGGTVSGIPANANPAKVINMSLGGSGSCGTTYQAAIDSAVSRGATVVVAAGNSNQDASGFRPANCNNVVSVAASNPGGSLSYYSNYGATVDLTAPGGDVRVTGGGILSTINTGTTTPSSAGYANYQGTSMAAPHVAGLAALMKSKTSSLTPAQVESTLKQGTRAMPGGCTTGCGAGLSDATKTMGLLGGTTPPPSGNLLLNPGFEEGAASWTSDHADTFETGTNARTGSRFAGLNGWGQATSYKLDQAFAVPSTVSAASLSFYLKVQSDETTASSAYDTLKVQMISGGTTTTLATYSNLNESTGYVQKQLDLSAYKGKSVTLRFLGVEDSSLSTYFYLDDTSVTTS, from the coding sequence TTGGCAAAAGCAGCAAGGGCACCAATCAGGCGCCATCGCATATTGGCGCTGTCGCTCGCGGCAGCAGTCGGCACCCTGGCCTTCGCGAGTTCACCGGTCTTCGCCACCACCGGAACCGGAGACGGTTCCTCCCCAGGAGCCGCCGCGGCCCAAAGCCCCCAGGGGCAGGCTGTGGCCGCAGGCGAGGCCTATACAAAGTTCATCGTGGACTACAAGGAAAGTGCGGCCAACTCCACGCCTAACGGCCGCGCCAACGCCTGGGGCAAGGCAGCCAACGCGCAGGGCGTGACAGTCAAGGAAGTCCGCACCCTGGCCACCGGCGGAACGCTGATCGAGGCGGACAAGGCCCTGGCCGGGCAGGCGGCCAAGGACTTCATGGCCGGGATTGCGGCCTCGGGGTCGGTCGAATCCGTAGAGCCCGACGCGCGGATGACAGTGGCGCTCACACCCAACGACCCGCGCTATGGCGAGCAGTGGGACTTCACCGCCACGAACGGCATGCGGATTCCCGGTGCGTGGGACGTCGCCACCGGCACCGGCGTGACAGTGGCCGTCATCGACACCGGCATCACTGCCCACCCCGACCTGGACGCCAACGTGCTCCCCGGTTACGACTTTGTCTCGGACGCCACCGCTGCACGGGACGGCAACGGCCGCGATGCCAACGCGCAGGACCAGGGCGACTGGTACGCCGCCGGCGAGTGCGGCCAGACAACGGCCGGCAACAGCTCCTGGCACGGCACCCACGTGGCCGGCACCGTGGCAGCCGTGACCGGCAACGCGACCGGAGTGGCCGGCGTGGCACCCAATGCCAAAGTGGTCCCGGTCCGCGTCCTCGCCAAGTGCGGCGGTTCCCTGTCCGACATCGCCGACGCGATCATCTGGTCAGCCGGCGGAACCGTCTCGGGCATCCCGGCCAACGCCAACCCGGCAAAGGTCATCAACATGAGCCTGGGCGGATCCGGCTCCTGCGGCACCACCTACCAAGCGGCCATCGATTCCGCAGTTTCGCGGGGAGCCACCGTGGTGGTTGCCGCCGGCAACAGCAACCAGGATGCTTCCGGTTTCCGCCCGGCGAACTGCAACAACGTTGTGAGTGTGGCCGCGAGCAACCCGGGCGGCAGCCTCTCCTACTACTCCAACTACGGCGCCACGGTTGACCTGACCGCACCGGGCGGAGACGTCAGGGTGACCGGCGGCGGGATCCTCTCCACCATCAATACCGGCACCACCACGCCGTCTTCGGCGGGCTACGCCAACTACCAAGGGACATCCATGGCGGCCCCGCACGTGGCCGGGCTAGCTGCACTTATGAAATCCAAAACCTCCTCCCTCACCCCGGCCCAGGTCGAGTCCACGCTCAAGCAGGGAACCCGCGCGATGCCGGGCGGCTGCACCACCGGCTGCGGCGCCGGCCTCTCTGACGCCACCAAGACCATGGGACTGCTGGGCGGGACCACTCCCCCGCCGTCAGGCAACCTCCTCCTGAACCCCGGCTTCGAAGAGGGCGCCGCCTCATGGACCTCTGACCACGCCGATACCTTCGAAACCGGTACAAATGCCCGGACCGGTTCCCGCTTCGCCGGACTCAACGGCTGGGGCCAGGCGACGTCCTACAAGCTGGACCAGGCTTTCGCAGTCCCCTCCACCGTGTCCGCCGCGTCGCTGTCCTTCTACTTGAAAGTGCAGTCCGACGAAACGACTGCCAGCTCGGCCTATGACACCCTCAAAGTCCAGATGATCAGCGGCGGCACCACCACCACGTTGGCCACGTACTCCAACCTCAACGAGTCCACCGGCTACGTGCAGAAGCAGCTGGATCTTTCCGCCTACAAGGGCAAGAGCGTGACCTTGCGCTTCCTGGGTGTCGAGGATTCATCGCTGTCGACGTACTTCTACCTTGATGACACGTCCGTGACCACGTCCTAG
- a CDS encoding PTS sugar transporter subunit IIA: MAEPLDRYDAELTTPEMVILELDAKDKTDAATQLAERLYAAGRVSDLEGFLKHVNAREHQLATGLPGGVGLPHARSEFVSRTSIAVGITKYGKALDFGAADGPATVIILIATPASSFSDHLEVLATLARSLSKESFRESLRRAYDPEVIAELINSSLVFFDH, from the coding sequence TTGGCGGAACCACTGGACCGGTACGATGCCGAACTCACCACGCCGGAAATGGTGATTCTTGAACTTGATGCCAAGGACAAGACCGACGCGGCGACCCAGTTGGCTGAACGGCTCTATGCGGCGGGGCGGGTCTCGGACCTCGAAGGCTTCCTGAAGCACGTCAACGCCCGGGAGCACCAGCTGGCCACCGGCCTGCCCGGGGGAGTCGGGCTGCCGCACGCCCGCAGTGAGTTCGTTTCGCGGACGTCAATTGCGGTGGGGATCACCAAGTACGGCAAGGCCCTGGACTTCGGGGCAGCTGACGGTCCGGCGACTGTCATTATCCTGATTGCGACGCCGGCAAGTTCATTTTCGGACCACCTCGAAGTCCTTGCCACCCTGGCCCGTTCGCTGTCAAAGGAATCGTTCAGGGAGTCCCTTCGCAGGGCTTACGACCCCGAAGTGATCGCTGAGCTCATCAACTCCAGCCTGGTGTTCTTCGACCACTAG
- a CDS encoding ABC transporter ATP-binding protein gives MSQPRHPAELNPKRDPQRRLAVRPYARAVAQVLRVSFRASPAAVVMKVVGSLISALLPLVTTYFAALTTTALAAAYAGDAAEGQRAIVYVIITAALGLFWGAFSSVDRYIQQLMSFRVGAIVGDLMYERFLALDFWRYDDKETVDLYDRAKRFSDSYARVLDRIAAIFTQLVSVILAVGALLLVSWWIAVIVLVAIVPSVYLQFKLSREQIAHWNTQVDSRRQRRMIETNLLRPQHIAEMRLYGIVGYLMGLRSRLRDADEKRRLDFQKRYIPKQLAADALQYGAEVVSLIWVVGQIIARAQPVGQFLYVQQIVSRALSTANNLVSSLSSIDEDLANLKDYELFMALPVHSEHAPPLLQAPKTVELRDIRFTYTGSDIEVIRGITMTIREGQHIAIVGENGAGKSTLIRILAGLYRPDSGQVMLDGVDLAAVDVKSWHRHLAVLSQEFLKYEFATAAENILFGDVDSPRDDERIRRAASDAEALEFINKLPNGLDNHVSNWMEDPRGRKGSGLSGGQWQRLAMARNFYRNASFMVMDEPTSAIDALAEHRIFTRLFADRSSTIIAISHRLATIEKADIVYMLEDGRVVEQGTHRELVALRGRYFRMFESQLTVDEAEGI, from the coding sequence ATGTCCCAACCACGCCATCCCGCCGAACTGAACCCAAAAAGGGACCCTCAGCGGCGGCTTGCCGTGCGGCCGTACGCGCGGGCTGTGGCGCAGGTTCTGCGGGTCAGCTTCCGGGCCTCTCCTGCCGCCGTCGTGATGAAGGTGGTCGGCTCGCTGATCTCGGCGCTGCTGCCCCTGGTCACCACCTACTTTGCCGCCCTGACCACCACGGCCTTGGCGGCCGCGTACGCCGGCGACGCCGCCGAGGGCCAGCGGGCGATCGTCTACGTCATCATCACCGCCGCGCTGGGTCTGTTCTGGGGTGCCTTCAGCAGTGTGGACCGCTACATCCAGCAGCTCATGAGCTTCAGGGTGGGGGCCATTGTGGGGGACCTCATGTACGAGCGGTTCCTGGCCCTCGATTTCTGGCGCTATGACGACAAGGAGACGGTGGACCTGTACGACCGCGCCAAGCGGTTCTCCGATTCCTATGCCCGGGTCCTGGACCGGATCGCCGCGATCTTTACCCAGCTGGTCTCCGTGATCCTGGCCGTGGGAGCCCTTCTGCTTGTGAGCTGGTGGATCGCCGTGATCGTCCTGGTGGCCATCGTTCCCAGCGTGTACCTGCAATTCAAGCTGTCCCGGGAACAGATCGCCCACTGGAATACGCAGGTGGATTCCCGCCGGCAACGCCGGATGATCGAAACCAACCTGCTGCGGCCGCAGCACATTGCCGAGATGCGGCTGTACGGAATCGTCGGCTACCTCATGGGGTTGCGCTCCCGGCTCCGGGACGCCGACGAGAAGCGGCGGCTTGATTTCCAGAAGCGCTACATTCCCAAGCAGCTGGCAGCGGACGCCCTGCAGTACGGCGCCGAGGTTGTTTCGCTGATCTGGGTGGTGGGCCAGATCATCGCCCGTGCCCAGCCGGTGGGCCAGTTCCTGTACGTCCAGCAGATCGTCAGCCGGGCGCTGTCCACGGCCAACAACCTCGTCTCTTCGCTCAGCTCCATCGACGAGGACCTGGCGAACCTTAAGGACTACGAGCTATTCATGGCGCTGCCCGTGCACTCCGAGCACGCTCCGCCGCTCCTGCAGGCTCCGAAGACCGTGGAGTTGAGGGACATCCGGTTCACGTACACGGGCAGCGACATCGAGGTTATCCGCGGCATCACCATGACCATCCGCGAGGGCCAGCACATCGCCATCGTGGGGGAGAACGGCGCCGGGAAGTCCACCCTGATCCGGATTCTCGCCGGCCTCTACCGCCCCGATTCGGGGCAGGTGATGCTCGACGGCGTCGACCTCGCCGCCGTCGACGTCAAGTCCTGGCACCGCCATCTGGCGGTGCTGAGCCAAGAATTCCTCAAATATGAGTTCGCCACGGCAGCGGAGAATATTCTCTTTGGCGACGTCGATTCGCCGCGGGACGATGAGCGGATCCGGCGTGCGGCCTCCGATGCCGAGGCCCTCGAATTCATCAACAAACTGCCCAACGGCCTGGACAACCACGTCAGCAACTGGATGGAAGACCCGCGCGGGCGCAAGGGCAGCGGACTGAGCGGCGGCCAGTGGCAGCGGCTCGCCATGGCACGGAACTTCTACCGGAACGCCTCCTTCATGGTGATGGACGAGCCGACGTCGGCGATCGACGCGCTCGCCGAACACCGGATCTTCACCCGCCTCTTCGCCGACCGAAGCAGCACCATCATCGCCATCAGCCACCGGCTCGCAACGATCGAGAAGGCGGACATCGTTTACATGCTGGAAGACGGCAGGGTCGTGGAACAGGGAACCCACCGCGAACTGGTGGCTCTCCGTGGCCGGTACTTCAGGATGTTCGAATCGCAGCTCACGGTGGACGAGGCCGAGGGGATCTGA
- a CDS encoding GuaB3 family IMP dehydrogenase-related protein, with the protein MTYEIELGRGKRGRRAYSLDDIAIVPNRRTRDPKDVSVSWQIDAYKFDMPVIAAPMDSAMSPETAIALGRLGGLGVLDLEGLWTRYEDPQSVLDQIGALDDETNSPAVTRRMQELYQAPIQPELITSRLAEIRAAGVTVAGSLTPQRTQEHYKTVVAAGVDIFVIRGTTVSAEHVSKDHEPLNLKQFIYELDVPVIVGGAAGYTPALHLMRTGAAGVLVGFGGGATTTTRRALGIHSPMASAISDVAAARRDYMDESGGRYVHVIADGGMGSSGDIVKAIAMGADAVMLGSALARAEEAPGKGWHWGQEAHHLELPRGDRVNVGTVGPLEEVLFGPGHHTNGTSNLIGALRRSMATTGYSDLKEFQRVDVVVSPYSGN; encoded by the coding sequence GTGACTTATGAGATTGAGCTTGGCCGTGGCAAGCGTGGGCGTCGTGCCTACTCCCTGGATGACATCGCGATCGTCCCCAACCGTCGGACGCGTGATCCCAAGGACGTTTCGGTCTCGTGGCAGATAGATGCCTACAAGTTCGACATGCCGGTCATCGCGGCGCCCATGGATTCAGCGATGTCCCCCGAGACCGCCATTGCCCTGGGCCGCCTTGGCGGACTGGGCGTGCTCGACCTCGAGGGACTGTGGACCCGCTATGAGGACCCCCAGTCGGTACTCGACCAGATCGGGGCGCTGGATGACGAGACCAACAGTCCCGCCGTCACCCGCCGGATGCAGGAGCTCTACCAGGCTCCCATCCAGCCGGAACTGATCACGTCCCGCCTGGCCGAAATCCGTGCCGCCGGTGTGACCGTTGCCGGCTCGCTGACTCCGCAGCGCACCCAGGAACACTACAAGACCGTCGTCGCCGCCGGCGTGGACATCTTCGTGATCCGCGGAACCACGGTGTCCGCCGAGCACGTCTCCAAGGACCATGAACCGCTGAACCTCAAGCAGTTCATCTACGAGCTCGATGTTCCGGTGATCGTGGGCGGCGCGGCCGGCTACACGCCTGCCCTGCACCTCATGCGCACCGGCGCCGCCGGCGTTCTGGTGGGATTCGGTGGCGGTGCGACCACCACAACCCGGCGTGCCCTGGGAATCCACTCGCCCATGGCTTCGGCGATTTCCGACGTCGCCGCCGCACGCCGCGACTACATGGACGAGTCCGGCGGCCGTTACGTTCACGTGATAGCCGACGGCGGCATGGGATCCTCCGGCGATATCGTCAAGGCCATCGCCATGGGCGCTGACGCCGTGATGCTCGGCAGTGCGCTGGCGCGCGCCGAAGAAGCGCCGGGCAAGGGCTGGCACTGGGGCCAGGAGGCGCACCACCTGGAGCTGCCGCGTGGCGACAGGGTCAACGTCGGCACCGTGGGTCCGCTGGAGGAGGTCCTCTTCGGCCCCGGGCACCACACCAACGGCACGTCCAACCTGATCGGCGCCCTCCGCCGCTCCATGGCGACCACTGGCTATTCGGACCTGAAAGAGTTCCAGCGGGTCGACGTCGTCGTTTCCCCCTACTCCGGAAACTGA
- the guaB gene encoding IMP dehydrogenase — MTQPEHNPFGFIGLTYDDVLLLPGHTDVIPSEADTSSRISKRITVQTPLLSAAMDTVTESRMAIAMARQGGLGVVHRNLSIQDQADQVDRVKRSESGMITNPLTIGPEATLAELDEICSHYRVSGLPVVDEGMRLLGIVTNRDTRFVPEADFPIRLVSDVMTKMPLVTGHVGISREEASHKLATNKIEKLPLVDDQGRLKGLITTKDFTKAEQYPLATKDDEGRLRVGAAIGFFGDGWERAMTLVDAGVDALFVDTANGHSQGVLDMIRRLKSDPVAAHVDIIGGQAATREGAQALIDAGADGIKVGVGPGSICTTRVVAGVGVPQITAIYESAKAAIPAGVPLIADGGLQYSGDIGKALVAGADTVMLGSLLAGCDESPGELIFVNGKQFKSYRGMGSLGAMQTRGKNTSYSKDRYFQADVSGDDKLIPEGIEGRVAYRGPLASVAYQLVGGLRQTMFYTGAPTVAELKARGKFVRITPAGLKESHPHDIQMTVEAPNYGSR, encoded by the coding sequence ATGACCCAGCCCGAACACAACCCGTTCGGCTTTATCGGCCTGACCTACGACGACGTCCTGCTCCTGCCCGGGCACACCGACGTCATCCCGTCAGAAGCAGACACGTCCTCACGTATCTCCAAGCGCATCACCGTCCAGACGCCGCTGTTGTCAGCTGCCATGGACACCGTCACCGAGTCCCGCATGGCTATCGCCATGGCCCGCCAGGGCGGCCTGGGCGTGGTCCACCGCAACCTGTCCATCCAGGACCAGGCCGACCAGGTGGACCGTGTGAAGCGCAGCGAATCCGGGATGATCACCAACCCGCTGACCATCGGGCCGGAAGCTACCCTGGCTGAACTGGACGAGATCTGCTCGCACTACCGCGTGTCCGGCCTGCCGGTGGTGGACGAGGGCATGCGGCTCCTCGGTATTGTCACCAACCGCGACACCCGCTTCGTGCCGGAAGCGGATTTCCCCATCCGCCTTGTCAGCGACGTTATGACCAAGATGCCCCTGGTCACCGGGCATGTGGGCATCAGCCGCGAGGAAGCGTCGCACAAGCTCGCCACCAACAAGATCGAAAAGCTTCCGCTGGTTGACGACCAGGGCCGGCTCAAGGGCCTCATCACCACCAAGGACTTCACGAAGGCCGAGCAATACCCGCTTGCCACCAAGGACGACGAAGGCCGGCTGCGCGTCGGGGCCGCCATCGGATTCTTCGGTGACGGCTGGGAGCGTGCCATGACCCTCGTTGACGCCGGTGTGGACGCTTTGTTCGTTGACACCGCCAACGGACACTCCCAGGGTGTGCTGGACATGATCCGCCGGCTGAAGTCCGATCCCGTGGCCGCGCATGTGGACATCATCGGCGGCCAGGCTGCCACCCGCGAAGGCGCCCAGGCGCTCATCGACGCCGGCGCCGACGGCATCAAGGTGGGCGTTGGGCCGGGCTCCATCTGCACCACGCGTGTTGTGGCCGGCGTCGGCGTTCCGCAGATCACCGCCATTTACGAGTCCGCCAAGGCGGCCATCCCGGCCGGCGTCCCGCTGATTGCCGACGGCGGCCTGCAGTACTCGGGCGACATCGGCAAGGCGCTGGTTGCCGGCGCCGACACCGTCATGCTCGGTTCCCTGCTGGCCGGTTGTGACGAATCACCGGGCGAGCTCATCTTCGTGAACGGCAAGCAGTTCAAGAGCTACCGCGGCATGGGTTCCCTTGGGGCCATGCAGACCCGCGGAAAGAACACGTCCTACTCCAAGGACCGCTACTTCCAGGCCGACGTCTCCGGCGACGACAAGCTGATTCCGGAAGGCATCGAAGGCCGCGTGGCCTACCGCGGCCCGCTGGCGTCCGTTGCGTACCAGCTGGTGGGCGGCCTCCGCCAGACCATGTTCTACACCGGTGCTCCCACGGTTGCCGAGCTGAAGGCACGGGGCAAGTTCGTCCGCATCACGCCGGCCGGCCTCAAGGAATCCCACCCGCACGACATCCAGATGACCGTGGAAGCCCCGAACTACGGCTCACGCTAA
- a CDS encoding SURF1 family protein, with product MLKTALKPRWIAGLVFAIVISGVFVLLSQWQFGRSTQPEAPVSSGTEDTKPLVKVLQPGEFFHGSVADQMVTAKGSYDPDKQVLVPGRLHDGATGFWVVSAFSVQDAPVLSGVGATPRTWIPVARGWVADAAKAAAPPSGTIELTGRLLPSEAPLPGIAPEPGRATAVSVAELINAWEVSSYPGFVAATSEMAAGTDVSAAAVNGNLKPLNIGPQPPAQQVNWLNLFYSVEWIVFAGFALFIWWRMVKDDYRRDLEDELDDEHDEHGAHREGAAEPPHAGPHPGSSETPSPTEQKVQP from the coding sequence GTGTTGAAAACTGCCCTCAAACCCCGCTGGATCGCAGGACTGGTGTTTGCGATCGTCATTTCCGGGGTTTTTGTGCTGCTCAGCCAATGGCAGTTCGGGCGCTCCACCCAGCCGGAAGCACCGGTTTCGTCCGGCACGGAAGACACCAAGCCGCTGGTCAAAGTGCTGCAGCCGGGTGAATTCTTCCATGGCTCCGTGGCGGACCAGATGGTCACCGCCAAGGGATCCTACGATCCCGACAAGCAGGTGCTGGTCCCGGGCCGCCTTCATGATGGTGCCACCGGGTTCTGGGTCGTATCTGCGTTTTCGGTTCAGGACGCTCCTGTCCTCAGCGGCGTCGGAGCGACGCCCCGGACATGGATTCCGGTCGCCCGCGGATGGGTGGCCGACGCCGCGAAAGCCGCTGCGCCGCCGTCGGGCACCATTGAACTCACCGGACGGCTCCTGCCGTCCGAAGCCCCGCTGCCCGGCATTGCTCCCGAACCCGGTCGCGCCACGGCAGTGTCCGTGGCGGAACTGATCAACGCCTGGGAAGTCAGCAGCTACCCGGGATTCGTGGCGGCAACCTCCGAAATGGCCGCCGGTACCGACGTCAGCGCCGCGGCCGTCAACGGTAACCTGAAGCCCCTGAACATCGGCCCGCAGCCCCCGGCCCAGCAGGTGAACTGGCTCAATCTCTTCTACTCGGTGGAGTGGATAGTCTTCGCCGGTTTCGCGCTGTTCATCTGGTGGCGGATGGTGAAGGACGACTACCGCCGGGACCTCGAGGACGAGCTCGACGACGAACACGACGAACACGGTGCACACCGCGAAGGCGCAGCAGAACCTCCGCACGCCGGCCCGCACCCCGGCTCATCAGAAACCCCCAGCCCGACCGAACAAAAGGTACAGCCATGA